The following are from one region of the Acanthopagrus latus isolate v.2019 chromosome 2, fAcaLat1.1, whole genome shotgun sequence genome:
- the tlcd1 gene encoding TLC domain-containing protein 1 isoform X2 gives MASLSGEGNARVQSEPHKAAVAAAVQLESLFQSPSQQPGLREQQPINWKNLLQNDYYKSIRRSFCGVVVWPETLNNIHSYHTPLSYLLICVSTGYFVQDAGDIILTGHARASWEFLIHHALVVCCFLYALYTHLYVAGAVIALFVEVNSVTLHLRLMLKLAGAQASTVYYINKFANLFTYVTFRLSTQFYLTWYIVHNYSWLDNGGFFLTSMIMMNIMILIYFYRLLRADFFSWSKSYARQNGTHNNNSKKFLTD, from the exons ATGGCATCTCTAAGTGGGGAGGGAAATGCCAGAGTACAGTCTGAGCCACACAAGGCtgcagttgctgctgctgttcaacTTGAGAGTTTGTTTCAGTCTCCCAGCCAGCAGCCAGGGCTACGCGAGCAACAGCCGATCAACTGGAAAAACCTGCTGCAAAACGATTATTACAAAAGCATCAGGAGATCTTTTTGCGG TGTGGTGGTCTGGCCCGAGACGTTGAACAACATCCACTCCTACCACACCCCTCTGTCCTACCTGCTCATCTGCGTCTCAACAG GATATTTTGTACAAGATGCAGGTGACATCATCCTGACAGGACATGCAAGAGCATCATGGGAATTCTTAATCCACCATGCACTG GTGGTCTGCTGTTTCCTGTACGCCCTCTACACTCACCTGTACGTTGCCGGCGCCGTGATCGCTCTCTTCGTGGAGGTCAACAGTGTCACCCTACACCTGAGGCTGATGCTGAAGCTGGCGGGCGCTCAGGCCTCCACCGTGTACTACATCAACAAATTCGCCAACCTCTTCACCTACGTCACGTTTCGTCTGAGCACACAGTTCTACCTCACCTGGTACATCGTCCATAACTACTCCTGGCTGGACAACGGTGGATTCTTTCTCACCTCCATGATCATGATGAACATCATGATCTTGATTTATTTCTACCGCCTGCTCCGCGCCGACTTCTTCTCCTGGAGTAAGAGCTACGCGAGACAGAACgggacacacaacaacaactccaAGAAGTTTCTTACTGATTGA